The following are from one region of the Tachysurus fulvidraco isolate hzauxx_2018 chromosome 24, HZAU_PFXX_2.0, whole genome shotgun sequence genome:
- the LOC125140192 gene encoding protein LSM12 homolog A-like, which produces MAAPGPGEYFSIGSHVACLTCLGQRLQGEVVAFDYQTKMLTLKCPSSSGKSHLNDVILVNLAYVSKVDTINERSGTPPPLASLNFSKLASRARAEKEDKFLQAYAISAGVSVDGQQLFQTIHKTIKDCKWQEKNIVVMDDVVITPPYRADNCRGKEGSALGHVRKIVEKHFRDMDQKSVPRSQAQQTQKDSVLA; this is translated from the exons ATGGCGGCTCCTGGACCGGGGGAGTATTTCAGCATCGGGAGCCATGTCGCGTGCCTCACCTGTCTGGGACAGCGCTTACAGGGAGAAGTCGTCGCTTTCGATTATCAGACCAAGATGCTGACTTTGA AATGCCCGTCGTCCAGCGGGAAGTCCCATCTTAACGACGTCATCCTGGTTAATTTAGCCTACGTGTCCAAGGTGGACACCATCAACGAGCGCAGCGGGACTCCGCCCCCTTTAGCGTCTCTCAATTTCAGCAAG CTCGCCAGTAGAGCTCGGGCGGAAAAGGAGGACAAGTTCTTGCAGGCGTACGCAATCAGCGCCGGAGTCTCTGTGGACGGCCAGCAGCTGTTCCAGACCATTCACAAAAC CATCAAAGACTGTAAGTGGCAGGAGAAGAACATCGTGGTAATGGATGACGTCGTCATCACGCCGCCGTACCGAGCCGACAACTGTAGAGGCAAAGAGGGAAGTGCCTTAGGACACGTACGCAAAATA gtggagAAACACTTCCGTGACATGGACCAGAAGTCTGTGCCGCGTTCACAAGCACAGCAAACACAGAAGGACTCGGTCTTGGCGTGA
- the vwa3a gene encoding von Willebrand factor A domain-containing protein 3A produces the protein MSFSGLQKNTHNSPQNEGLSSSKYTQTWTLKELRDAAEQWETSEEWMEWRSLESCGLTVSHLLSHCSTAAVSHSEDEVDAQLEIDSETLADLERQLYQAIEMYHSRVQWLTRGSRKIFGMVTGSRLGVFIDSSGVDCCEERLSDLQRHLLLLVQEQLCLKKQLHFLSIGTEVSSLWEKPRDVNPKRLQEVQEWILNLRPSGESNLLQALETIQRHGHLDSLLIILSSCPDPPDMDVFLSRVSALVHEMSLSVHVVSFDSCSPAAVTAVKDIRKVTGGRFHLFSAALGVVDSSSDLEPLWAEIKAAREVLRHVQDMRRCGRVSDTAVTTVSEISTDLDALSLSDLKSDAHITAHGAALRVQTAGPLPSTSAEWLDTHGLKAKKLNLYHVLAPNVYSPLEGFVPILGKNVQSKVHEKAMVQFKWHDGTVKNMHVDLPLLQSYQRRLLEAERVLEERVMWLNATSSRQIWGTVCEQSVQVLLDVSDMSVHHQLHIRHAVRLLLQEQLINTQRFNIIAFGSEVKAWREKAVSSNQQNLQDVWQWVQGLECSGGRNTLAALRHAVETEPHIDSSLTRGVYLLTTGAPDQDSSAVSSYESEFCSGPRIHVCLFSREDEPLRRSSSSYVSCYDVALCLRRLAHGANGRFHWITDTGIVESDDITALIREMEQAADYWQKCCDLVDSLIQRSSSADPEEVHDGECRSPVPQVKPRTQKHTLPSSRETRLSWAGPGKKEASFPPTWRPNSAKAAFPPGRDPVRLANSIKAKTKRRISRSALEAKEDSQGSVYEHLKGNSAQKCVIIPKHEDISSSKQWLKRFGVRALKLDLHQLLSVPACTHRKKLVPSVSRSVSAKYCTIFPSVHLNGRVKHLFLSSGELKQYLIQTERVLKRYTDRMQWLLSGSRRVFGCVLERDVCVVLDVSGSMWSCFTELQTELTSLIWDQLHTNRVRFSMVAFSEEVRVWQEELLEASEERCRDAVKWLGQLNTHGGSSILHALQAACVFGDSVGVYVVSDGQWDCSCNVVLKEAERLTSGKHISIHTVTPSGLDSSAMFLKRLAHKTGGRFHQVPPAADTATARELLSSGYGAGEDSVLPEFHSDDLQKLKKEIEKLRMFQKQAKEFRDMLSVKNPEVSSSK, from the exons ATGAGCTTTTCAG GTCTTCAAAAAAATACCCATAATTCCCCCCAGAACGAAGGTCTCTCATCCAGCAAATACACTCAAACCTGGACCTTAAAG GAGCTGAGAGATGCTGCCGAACAGTGGGAAACCTCTGAGGAGTGGATGGAGTGGAGGAGCTTGGAGAGCTGTGGCCTCACTGTGTCCCACCTCCTCTCTCACTGCTCCACTGCTGCTGT atCACACAGTGAGGACGAGGTGGACGCACAACTGGAGATTGACTCCGAGACCCTCGCCGACCTCGAGAGGCAGCTTTACCA aGCGATTGAGATGTACCACAGCAGAGTACAGTGGCTGACTCGAGGCAGCAGAAAG ATCTTTGGGATGGTGACAGGATCCAGACTCGGAGTTTTCATCGACTCTTCTGGTGTCGACTGCTGTGAAGAGAGGCTCTCAGATCTCCAGCGCCACCTCCTG CTTCTTGTACAAGAGCAATTATGCCTGAAGAAGCAGCTGCACTTCCTGTCCATAGGGACTGAAGTCAGCAGCCTTTGGGAGAAGCCGAGAGACGTGAACccgaagag GCTACAGGAGGTCCAGGAGTGGATCTTGAACCTGAGGCCGAGCGGTGAGAGCAACCTGCTGCAGGCTTTAGAGACCATCCAGAGACACGGCCATCTCGACAGTCTGCTCATCATCCTGAGCTcctg TCCTGATCCCCCAGACATGGATGTTTTCCTCTCTCGTGTGTCTGCCCTGGTTCATGAgatgtctctctctgttcacGTGGTTTCCTTCGACTCCTGCAGTCCAGCAGCTGTT ACGGCTGTAAAAGACATCAGGAAAGTCACAGGAGGAAGATTTCATCTGTTTTCTGCTGCATTG ggcgtGGTAGACAGCAGTAGTGACTTGGAGCCTCTTTGGGCTGAAATTAAAGCCGCACGTGAAGTTCTTCGCCACGTTCAGGACATGAGGAGGTGTGGACGAGTTAGCGACACGGCAGTGACGACCGTTTCCGAG ATCTCGACAGATTTGGacgctctgtctctgtctgatCTGAAGTCTGATGCCCACATCACTGCTCACGGTGCTGCTCTGCGTGTCCAGACTGCAGGTCCTCTCCCATCCACCTCTGCTGAGTGGCTGGACACACACGGTCTTAAAG cTAAGAAACTGAACCTGTACCATGTGCTGGCTCCTAACGTCTACTCTCCACTAGAGGGCTTCGTCCCCATACTGGGGAAGAACGTCCAGTCCAAAGTGCACGAG AAAGCAATGGTGCAGTTCAAGTGGCACGATGGCACGGTGAAGAACATGCATGTGGATCTGCCCCTGCTGCAGAGTTATCAG AGGCGGCTTTTGGAGGCCGAGCGGGTGTTGGAGGAGAGGGTCATGTGGTTAAACGCTACCAGCAGCAGGCAGATCTGGGGAACTGTGTGTGAACAGAG TGTTCAGGTTCTGTTGGACGTGTCTGACATGAGCGTTCACCACCAGCTGCACATCCGTCACGCCGTCCGGCTCCTGCTGCAGGAGCAACTGATCAACACGCAGCGCTTCAACATCATAGC GTTTGGGTCGGAAGTGAAAGCGTGGAGAGAGAAAGCTGTTTCCTCTAACCAACAAAACCTTCAGGATGTTTGGCA gtgggTTCAGGGATTAGAGTGTTCAGGAGGTCGTAACACACTGGCTGCTTTGAGACACGCTGTAGAGACAGAACCTCACATTGACTCCTCTCTCACTCGTGGAGTGTATCTGCTCACCACCGGCGCTCCGGATCAGGACAGC TCGGCTGTCTCTTCGTACGAGTCCGAGTTCTGCTCTGGTCCGCGGATCCACGTGTGTCTCTTCAGCAGAGAGGACGAGCCACTCCGACGCTCATCGTCCAGCTACGTGTCCTGCTACGATGTGGCCCTGTGTCTGCGCAGACTAGCACACGGCGCTAACGGCCGCTTCCACTGGATCACAGACACGG GTATAGTGGAGAGCGATGACATCACCGCGCTGATCAGAGAGATGGAGCAGGCTGCTGATTACTGGCAGAAG TGCTGTGACTTGGTGGACTCTCTGATCCAGCGGAGCTCCAGCGCTGATCCAGAAGAGGTTCACGATGGAGAGTGTCGCAGCCCGGTTCCCCAGGTCAAGCCTCGGACGCAGAAACACACGCTTCCCTCCTCCAGAGAGACTCGACTGAGCTGGGCGGGGCCG GGGAAGAAGGAGGCTTCGTTCCCACCTACATGGAGGCCCAACAGTGCCAAAGCAGCCTTTCCTCCTG GTCGGGATCCGGTCCGGCTCGCAAACTCCATTAAAGCGAAGACGAAGCGAAGAATCTCTCGCTCTGCTCTGGAAGCGAAGGAAGACAGCCAGG gATCAGTTTATGAGCATCTGAAAGGAAACAGCGCTCAGAAGTGTGTTATTATCCCTAAACACGAGGACATCTCCTCCTCCAAACAG TGGCTGAAACGGTTTGGTGTCAGGGCTCTGAAACTGGACCTCCACCAGCTGCTGTCTGTTCCTGCGTGCACTCACCGTAAGAAGCTCGTGCCATCCGTCAGCAGAAGCGTGTCAGCAAAATACTGCACCATCTTTCCCAGCGTGCACCTAAAC GGACGAGTGAAGCATCTGTTCCTGAGCTCAGGCGAGCTGAAGCAGTACCTGATCCAGACCGAACGGGTTCTGAAGCGTTACACCGACAGGATGCAGTGGCTGCTCTCAG GCAGCAGACGTGTGTTTGGCTGTGTGTTGGAGAGGGACGTGTGTGTCGTCTTGGACGTGTCTGGCTCCATGTGGTCCTGCTTCACTGAGCTGCAGACAGAGCTGACCTCACTGATCTGGGATCAGCTGCACACCAACAGAGTGAG gttcaGCATGGTGGCATTCTCTGAAGAGGTGCGAGTGTGGCAGGAGGAGCTGCTGGAGGCCTCAGAGGAGAGGTGCAGGGATGCAGTAAAATGGCTGGGGCAGCTTAACACACACGGAGGATCCTCCATCCTACACGcactgcag GCAGCATGTGTGTTTGGTGACTCAGTCGGTGTGTATGTGGTCAGTGATGGTCAGTGGGACTGCAGCTGCAATGTGGTGCTGAAGGAGGCCGAGAGACTGACGTCAGGAAAACACATCAGCATCCACACGGTCACGCCGAGCGGCCTAGACAG CTCAGCCATGTTTCTGAAGAGACTGGCTCATAAAACTGGAGGCCGGTTCCACCAGGTACCTCCAGCTGCAGACACGGCCACGGCTAGAGAGCTCCTGAGCAGCGGCTACGGTGCCGGAGAG GACTCGGTTCTTCCAGAGTTTCACAGCGATGATCTGcagaagctgaagaaggagaTAGAAAAGTTGAGAATGTTCCAGAAACAAGCCAAAGAATTCAG GGATATGTTATCGGTGAAGAATCCAGAAGTCAGCagctcaaaataa